In Perca flavescens isolate YP-PL-M2 chromosome 7, PFLA_1.0, whole genome shotgun sequence, the following proteins share a genomic window:
- the asxl1 gene encoding polycomb group protein ASXL1 produces MKDKQKRKKERTWAEAARMVLENFSDAPMTPKQILHVIQTKGLKEMRSGTAPLACLVTMLHSQVRGDRVKNSIFFKLPGRMSLFTLKKNALQWTKATSESETSTELASSTAPPASSSSTPAAGTAVAPVGPSEATEQESCDSTETTAAASGDNDASVDESSSSASCSTEVPAPSSQPQTRLSRAAGQQGRIDAQQSQHAPHAQTRLSRSRQSGRQRKKAVMMPRVVLTPLKVNGEHVPQGPIRRSRGGVDVDFETPGSILVNTNIRALINVRTFAAFPTHSQQQLLQLLPEVDRQIGPDGMARLSSSALNNEFFTHASQSWKERLAEGEFTHEMQVRFRQEMEKEKKVEAWKEKFFEEYHGQKSGLTQEESLKLTMSEASEVAASVLDSDVAVVATGAPKRRSVGRRRRDGRMRRRTRADLRRRARRTLCKATPPALQPAEAAEARAALDIPAVSVGSPMSDTAVVQDEVVLQSECGVELPAESAGVEPKPSPTPEPVTLPASTPTPTPTPTPTPTPTPTPSPSPSPASTSANEETEAAARLLPEEAAPVLASTSSPSSSSSSSSSSSGSSPVSSPSSPSDRQGAFAAGLDSSSSSSASSSAAVAADPLDDTASVVTSITGGTATSSRESSPSASPTTTPVSSAQPKEQKRRPDETQAFSSFPEKRPRLDDRQSFRTTIDSVRSEKPQPTTEEPKVPPIRIQLSRIKPPWVKGHPTYQICPRIVPPGEGSRRSGTGGARTLADIKARAQQARAQREAAAAVAATGEGAGPDGVRLRPAAGLPDSSNGRRAREHPGPIEPGGGGGGGGRRRGGGMEEQGASSGTNSSGTQLQLLNVEPTPQPSPSLSTTSTSMSFEPPQTPSPPREEAAGEPDAEEEVEATSTSVQSSSNGLTDRAAHSPSPKPEVPESAADPAEMADQVCEKPSLAPTSIPDSVPRFGAQGVDVIQTLASSCQPKEQVQVKEAGLGGVIQHGSHHVEPHEVLSVSAAERQKSSLQQVDSSGEEKDDEAGTHSDSTETASDCENDIQEDEQQQQPDHDWCPQLSIQRHGQLVICSPPVQNQQPVIQAHVSSRQGHTVIQPCFPNGMLHPQHHQDSKPLPIAHPQGLRDTNVVVKVEPGDDCRVSRQSSPEEESCGGLKPSVTPPTAAAASKRLASSARPVSSVEANNPLVTQLLQGSLPLEKVLPPHSANRLEISRLPGPHPRPPVARTSGPRTRPDASAQSPSPELIHNKSPTGCPVSCLMEAPAASQYQCQQAPGAVPVITSLPPSSSSSRSKSDLSPQTTGECAVPKDSHGPQPSQGVTPDRPQPAHRTMLNGPSPPHADPCPTEAVPASKINWRPPQPQLPPSHQLQLSPAPTVKNEAGVRAPCQALAKSSPIKPMSVTKKEPGSCVDGYLSGGAMEGLLNMEMTFARMAKKEHSKASYSAGSPSPSASALPFQLYGKLPKHGSVGGVSYTANVSVLDNGSFSRSMADSVLQLRPRLASSQTTLSIQAFTDSTADEVALKCSCRLKAMIMCQGCGAFCHDDCIGPSKLCVSCLVVR; encoded by the exons gttttggAGAACTTCTCTGATGCACCCATGACTCCCAAACAAATCCTCCATGTTATCCAGACCAAGGGGCTGAAGGAAATgcgg AGTGGTACAGCCCCATTGGCCTGCCTGGTCACCATGCTGCACTCCCAGGTGAGGGGAGACCGAGTCAAGAACAGCATCTTCTTCAAGCTGCCTGGACGGATGAGCCTGTTCACTCTCAAG AAGAACGCCCTCCAGTGGACAAAGGCAACATCAGAGTCTGAGACCTCAACAGAGCTGGCCAGCAGCACGGCCCCCCCAGCGTCCAGCAGCAGCACCCCTGCAGCAGGCACGGCTGTGGCCCCAGTCGGCCCCTCTGAGGCCACGGAGCAGGAAAGCTGTGACTCAACTGAAACCACCGCCGCTGCCAGCGGAGACAATGATG caTCGGTGGATGAGAGCTCGTCCAGTGCCTCGTGCTCCACAGAAGTGCCGGCCCCCAGCAGCCAGCCCCAGACCCGCCTCAGCAGGGCCGCGGGACAACAAGGACGCATAGACGCACAGCAGAGCCAACATGCGCCACACGCCCAGACCAGACTGAGCCGCTCCAGACAG TCAGGGAGGCAGAGAAAGAAAGCAGTCATGATGCCTCGTGTTGTCCTCACCCCTCTTAAAGTGAATGGAGAGCACGTCCCCCAAG GGCCCATAAGGAGGAGTCGGGGAGGGGTGGATGTGGACTTTGAAACCCCAGGCTCCATCCTGGTCAACACGAACATCCGAGCCCTCATCAATGTGCGGACCTTCGCAGCCTTCCCCACACACtcgcagcagcagctgctgcagctgctgccagAGGTGGACCGACAG ATCGGACCAGATGGTATGGCCAGACTGAGTAGCTCTGCTCTCAACAATGAGTTCTTCACCCATGCCTCCCAGAGCTGGAAAGAGAGGCTGGCGGAGG GTGAGTTCACCCACGAGATGCAGGTGCGTTTCCGGCAGGaaatggagaaagagaagaaggttGAGGCGTGGAAGGAAAAGTTTTTTGAAGAATACCATGGGCAAAA gtctgGCCTGACACAAGAGGAGTCCCTAAAGCTTACCATGTCTGAAGCCAGTGAAGTTGCAGCCAGTGTGCTTGACAGTGATGTGGCCGTGGTGGCAACTGGTGCCCCCAAGAGACGCAGTGTTGGCCGGCGGAGGAGAGACGGCAGGATGAGGAGACGCACGAGGGCTGACCTGCGTAGGAGGGCCCGCCGGACCCTCTGCAAGGCCACTCCTCCAGCCTTGCAGCCTGCCGAAGCAGCTGAGGCAAGAGCTGCACTGGACATCCCAGCAGTTTCTGTTGGCTCTCCCATGTCTGACACCGCGGTCGTTCAAGATGAGGTGGTGCTGCAGTCTGAGTGTGGCGTGGAGCTCCCAGCTGAGAGTGCCGGCGTAGAGCCAAAGCCCTCTCCCACTCCAGAGCCAGTCACATTGCCAGCCTCCACTCCCACTCCCACACCTACGCCCACTCCCACTCCTACGCCCACTCCCACTCCCAGTCCCAGTCCGAGCCCAGCCTCCACCAGCGCTAACGAAGAGACTGAAGCTGCGGCCCGCCTGCTCCCAGAGGAGGCTGCACCTGTACTGGCTTCCACCTCCTcgccttcctcttcctcctcctcctcttcttcttcctctggcTCCTCACCTGTCTCCTCACCCTCCTCACCTTCTGATAGGCAAGGAGCGTTTGCCGCGGGCCTGGACTCTTCTTCGTCCTCCTCCGCGTCCTCCAGTGCCGCAGTCGCTGCCGATCCCTTGGATGACACCGCGTCGGTGGTCACCTCCATCACAGGGGGTACTGCCACCAGCAGCCGTGAGAGTAGCCCCTCAGCCagccccaccaccacccccgtATCCAGTGCTCAGCCCAAGGAGCAGAAGAGAAGGCCCGATGAGACTCAGGCCTTCTCCAGTTTCCCCGAAAAGCGGCCGCGGCTTGACGACCGTCAGTCCTTTCGTACCACAATTGACAGTGTCCGTTCGGAGAAGCCGCAGCCGACAACCGAGGAGCCCAAGGTGCCGCCTATCAGG ATTCAACTGTCCAGAATCAAACCCCCCTGGGTCAAAGGCCACCCCACCTACCAGATCTGCCCCCGCATCGTGCCCCCCGGCGAGGGCTCGCGGCGGTCGGGGACGGGGGGGGCGCGCACCCTGGCGGACATCAAAGCCCGTGCCCAGCAAGCCCGGGCCCAACGCGAGGCCGCTGCTGCTGTTGCAGCCACTGGCGAGGGGGCAGGGCCGGACGGGGTCAGGCTGCGGCCTGCTGCTGGGCTACCGGATAGCAGCAATGGACGACGAGCGCGAGAGCACCCAGGACCCATCGAGcccggaggaggaggaggaggaggaggaagaaggagaggtggagggatggaggagCAGGGAGCGTCTTCAGGCACTAATTCGTCTGGAACACAATTACAGCTTCTCAATGTAGAACCCACGCCCCAACCATCTCCGTCTCTGTCCACCACCTCAACCTCCATGTCCTTTGAACCCCCACAGACCCCAAGCCCTCCTCGAGAAGAGGCAGCCGGGGAGCCAGACGCTGAAGAGGAAGTAGAAGCAACATCAACAAGCGTCCAGAGCTCCTCGAATGGGCTCACAGACAGGGCAGCACACTCGCCCTCTCCAAAGCCTGAGGTGCCCGAGTCTGCTGCTGACCCCGCAGAGATGGCTGACCAGGTTTGTGAAAAGCCCTCACTAGCCCCAACCTCCATCCCAGATTCGGTTCCAAGGTTCGGGGCTCAGGGTGTGGATGTTATTCAGACGCTGGCCAGCTCCTGTCAGCCCAAAGAGCAGGTACAAGTGAAGGAGGCTGGACTAGGTGGTGTAATCCAGCATGGCTCCCACCATGTGGAACCCCATGAGGTCTTATCTGTgtcagcagcagagagacagaaatccTCTCTCCAACAGGTGGACTCCTCTGGTGAAGAGAAAGATGACGAGGCTGGGACACACAGCGACTCCACGGAAACGGCTTCAGACTGTGAGAATGACATCCAGGaggatgagcagcagcagcagcctgacCACGACTGGTGTCCCCAACTGAGCATCCAGAGACACGGCCAGCTGGTCATCTGCAGCCCCCCAGTTCAGAACCAGCAGCCAGTCATCCAGGCCCACGTGTCCAGCCGCCAGGGCCACACTGTCATTCAGCCTTGCTTCCCCAACGGCATGCTCCACCCTCAGCACCACCAGGACAGCAAGCCTCTCCCCATAGCCCATCCACAGGGGCTCAGGGACACCAATGTGGTGGTCAAAGTGGAGCCTGGGGATGACTGTAGAGTCTCCAGACAGAGCTCTCCTGAAGAAGAGTCTTGTGGAGGTTTAAAGCCCTCTGTCACTCCCCCCACTGCTGCAGCTGCCTCCAAGAGACTGGCCAGCTCGGCCAGACCAGTGTCCAGTGTGGAGGCCAACAACCCTTTGGTCACTCAGCTACTGCAGGGCAGCCTGCCCCTGGAGAAAGTTCTACCCCCCCACTCTGCCAACAGGCTGGAGATCAGCCGATTGCCAGGACCCCACCCCAGACCACCAGTGGCAAGGACCTCAGGGCCTCGCACCAGGCCTGACGCCTCCGCCCAGTCTCCCAGCCCAGAACTGATCCACAACAAGTCTCCAACAGGTTGCCCGGTCTCATGTTTGATGGAGGCTCCAGCTGCATCGCAGTATCAGTGTCAGCAGGCTCCCGGGGCTGTCCCGGTCATCACTTCTCTTCcgccctcctcatcctcctccagaAGTAAGTCAGACCTTAGCCCCCAGACCACTGGGGAGTGTGCAGTTCCAAAAGACTCTCATGGTCCTCAGCCCTCGCAGGGGGTCACTCCAGACAGGCCCCAGCCAGCCCATCGGACCATGCTTAATGGTCCCTCTCCTCCCCACGCAGACCCCTGTCCCACAGAGGCCGTGCCTGCGAGTAAGATCAACTGGCGGCCCCCACAGCCTCAGCTCCCCCCCTCTCACCAACTGCAGCTGTCGCCTGCACCCACTGTAAAGAATGAAGCAGGCGTGCGGGCCCCTTGCCAAGCTCTTGCCAAATCATCCCCCATTAAACCCATGAGCGTTACCAAAAAGGAGCCTGGGAGCTGTGTGGACGGCTACCTGAGCGGAGGGGCCATGGAGGGACTCCTCAACATGGAGATGACTTTTGCCAGGATGGCAAAGAAGGAGCACAGCAAAGCTAGCTACTCGGCTGGCTCTCCCTCCCCCTCGGCCTCGGCCCTTCCCTTCCAGCTGTACGGGAAGCTCCCCAAGCACGGCTCTGTCGGGGGGGTGAGCTACACCGCCAACGTGTCGGTGTTGGACAACGGCAGTTTCTCCCGGAGCATGGCGGACAGTGTGCTCCAGCTGCGCCCCCGCCTGGCCTCCAGCCAGACCACGCTCAGCATCCAGGCCTTTACTGACAGTACGGCCGACGAGGTGGCGCTCAAGTGCTCGTGCCGCCTCAAAGCCATGATCATGTGCCAAGGCTGCGGTGCCTTCTGCCATGACGATTGCATTGGGCCCTCcaaactgtgtgtgtcctgtctggTGGTCAGATAG